From the genome of Rhizobium binae, one region includes:
- a CDS encoding response regulator: protein MSAGFETADTSSQIDATPAEADLQTALFDVVCDSLSAAFIIYDKNDHLIFASRQILEFFPLRAEMLKPGTRLRDFLGAIYDTGVRQQYDVKQGGSLSREDWLSQKIASHWRERFDAVERHGADSWVRFVKRRLPGGYGVTIISDISEDKKREEQWRSDLERVQLTEDILDNLPFPLFVKDRNLTYVAVNLAFCEKYQTTADEVLGRKSGDLFSPEIAKRFEESDRHVLESGEMSVSRQRQISRDGIERDIVTRKHRIGKPGRYFLVSTMQDLPRDGADLDEFQRASAVTTSANQSYRRAYVPVQSAVERREPAAMEAIVPENFSGRKILVVTADLAAEAAALRTLSKYGFESCSVRGEDEEERFLEIATSSGLSLDLLIIDNQMGMRCLELAEQYGIPALVVDGFQIANELTFQIARHFNRNSRNNGAGTDGDWDISISDDTVGLQVLVAEDNDINQIVFTQILEGLGYRHMIAATGDEVVRLWAEHRPQVVLMDISLPGFNGFEAARLIRQMEEGGAAARTPIIGVLTQAFERDRAECVKSGMDDVIMKPVSPDMLEAVFQKYLVEEGVRVRTRA, encoded by the coding sequence ATGAGTGCCGGCTTCGAAACGGCGGACACGTCATCGCAAATCGACGCGACGCCCGCCGAGGCCGATCTGCAGACGGCGCTTTTCGATGTCGTGTGCGACAGCCTTTCGGCTGCGTTCATCATCTACGACAAGAACGATCATCTGATCTTCGCAAGCCGCCAGATCCTCGAATTCTTCCCGCTGCGGGCGGAGATGCTGAAGCCGGGCACGCGGCTGCGCGATTTCCTGGGTGCGATCTACGATACCGGCGTTCGCCAGCAATATGATGTCAAGCAGGGCGGCTCACTCAGCCGCGAGGACTGGCTGTCGCAGAAGATCGCCTCGCATTGGCGCGAGCGCTTCGATGCCGTTGAGCGCCATGGCGCCGACAGCTGGGTCCGCTTCGTCAAGCGCAGGCTGCCGGGCGGTTATGGCGTCACGATCATCTCCGACATTTCTGAGGACAAGAAGCGCGAGGAGCAGTGGCGCTCGGATCTGGAGCGGGTGCAACTCACCGAGGACATTCTCGACAATCTGCCGTTTCCGCTTTTCGTCAAGGACCGCAATCTTACCTACGTCGCGGTCAATCTCGCCTTCTGTGAGAAATACCAGACCACCGCCGACGAGGTGCTCGGGCGCAAGAGCGGCGATCTCTTTTCGCCTGAGATCGCCAAGCGCTTCGAAGAGAGCGACCGCCACGTGCTGGAGTCGGGGGAAATGTCGGTTTCCCGCCAGCGACAGATCTCCCGCGATGGCATCGAGCGCGACATCGTCACCCGCAAGCATCGTATCGGCAAGCCCGGCCGCTATTTCCTGGTGTCGACGATGCAGGACCTGCCGCGCGACGGTGCCGATCTCGACGAGTTCCAACGCGCCTCGGCGGTCACCACCTCTGCCAACCAGAGCTATCGCCGCGCCTATGTACCGGTGCAGAGCGCGGTGGAGCGCCGCGAACCGGCGGCGATGGAAGCGATCGTTCCGGAGAATTTCTCCGGCCGCAAGATCCTCGTCGTCACCGCCGACCTCGCCGCCGAGGCCGCGGCTTTGCGGACGCTGTCGAAATACGGCTTCGAATCCTGTTCGGTGCGCGGTGAGGACGAGGAGGAGCGCTTCCTGGAAATCGCCACCTCCTCCGGCCTCTCGCTCGATCTCTTGATCATCGACAATCAGATGGGCATGCGCTGCCTCGAGCTTGCCGAGCAATACGGCATACCGGCGCTCGTCGTGGACGGCTTCCAGATCGCCAACGAGCTCACCTTTCAGATCGCCCGCCATTTCAACCGCAACAGCCGCAACAACGGCGCCGGCACGGATGGGGATTGGGACATCAGCATCTCGGACGACACGGTCGGCCTGCAGGTCCTCGTCGCCGAAGACAATGATATCAACCAGATCGTCTTCACACAGATCCTCGAGGGTCTCGGTTATCGCCATATGATCGCTGCGACCGGCGACGAGGTCGTGCGCCTCTGGGCCGAACACAGGCCGCAGGTGGTGCTGATGGACATTTCTCTGCCGGGCTTCAACGGCTTCGAGGCCGCGCGCCTGATCCGGCAGATGGAGGAAGGCGGGGCCGCAGCCCGCACCCCGATCATCGGCGTGCTCACCCAGGCCTTCGAGCGCGATCGAGCCGAATGCGTCAAATCGGGCATGGACGACGTCATCATGAAGCCCGTCAGCCCCGACATGCTCGAGGCGGTATTTCAGAAATATTTGGTGGAAGAGGGCGTTCGGGTTCGAACGCGCGCGTGA